One genomic segment of Garra rufa chromosome 13, GarRuf1.0, whole genome shotgun sequence includes these proteins:
- the LOC141283591 gene encoding thrombomodulin-like yields MRDIIGMALALVVLRVRGESINDGFCTDGKCFVVHVDSASFDAAQLVCEEKGGHLMTVRSQKVSNVLSGLLNGTSGNFWLGLKHADNQCSNSKDGLKGFKWVTGDSTTQYVNWKSDLAACSPLCVSVSPKVLKWTERPCNDRIEGYLCEFDNTGYCPPLSTDASVSYQTLYGFTANEELREIPRFTNGTLLPLRTKHICFEGNWLKAPWSCEVLGGGCDYKCVRNGQSYACICQPGFELDNNGVTCNKQNNDPCASAECEHKCTPVGNAFACACRPGFQLGADGKSCEECKPGFHFEGGVCVDIDECEPAPCEHDCINTEGSYHCLCFEGFIQSTEDMHKCKMHCAGERCPADCDPNNNEQCDCPDGFVLEDRFCVDIDECDSNPCDHTCENTYGGFQCYCDEGYMLMKEIKCIKEDFEGSGSSTPFDIFVPTSRSPTDKPISISAGSLLGIMVCIVVCILLLVCIAHCIMRRLNKMHNYDVDKCHNEIYDFQQVIVEKHSTQQIFPSRYIKRDT; encoded by the coding sequence ATGAGAGACATCATAGGAATGGCGCTGGCGCTCGTTGTTCTGAGGGTTCGAGGGGAAAGCATTAATGACGGTTTTTGTACAGATGGAAAATGCTTCGTCGTCCACGTAGACAGCGCGAGTTTTGACGCTGCCCAGCTCGTCTGTGAAGAGAAAGGCGGACATCTGATGACCGTACGCAGCCAAAAAGTGTCCAACGTTCTCAGTGGGTTATTGAACGGCACTTCTGGGAATTTTTGGCTTGGGCTGAAACACGCCGACAATCAGTGTTCGAACTCAAAAGATGGGTTAAAGGGATTCAAATGGGTGACTGGAGACAGCACAACCCAATACGTCAACTGGAAAAGCGACTTAGCGGCATGTTCTCCGCTATGTGTTTCGGTATCACCCAAAGTTCTCAAATGGACCGAAAGACCGTGCAATGACAGAATCGAGGGTTATTTGTGCGAATTCGACAACACCGGGTACTGTCCACCGCTTAGCACCGATGCATCAGTCTCATATCAAACTCTTTACGGATTTACAGCAAATGAAGAACTCAGAGAGATTCCTAGGTTCACCAATGGGACATTGCTGCCGTTAAGAACGAAACACATTTGTTTTGAAGGCAACTGGCTTAAAGCACCTTGGAGCTGTGAAGTCCTTGGTGGTGGATGTGATTATAAGTGCGTGCGGAATGGACAAAGCTACGCCTGCATCTGTCAGCCTGGATTCGAACTCGACAACAACGGAGTCACATGCAACAAACAGAACAATGACCCTTGCGCGTCCGCGGAATGTGAGCACAAGTGCACGCCAGTTGGCAATGCATTCGCGTGCGCGTGTCGCCCAGGCTTTCAACTAGGTGCAGATGGCAAGTCTTGCGAAGAGTGCAAACCCGGCTTTCACTTTGAAGGTGGCGTTTGCGTTGATATTGACGAATGCGAGCCTGCACCGTGCGAGCACGATTGCATCAACACTGAAGGTAGCTATCACTGTCTGTGCTTTGAGGGATTTATTCAGTCGACAGAGGACATGCACAAATGTAAAATGCACTGTGCTGGAGAAAGATGCCCAGCTGACTGTGATCCCAACAACAACGAGCAGTGCGACTGTCCCGATGGTTTCGTACTCGAAGACCGATTTTGCGTTGACATAGATGAATGCGATAGTAATCCCTGTGACCACACATGTGAAAATACATATGGAGGATTTCAATGTTATTGCGATGAAGGATACATGCTTATGAAAGAGATCAAATGTATAAAAGAAGACTTTGAAGGCTCAGGCAGCTCAACGCCTTTTGATATTTTTGTACCTACGAGCAGATCCCCAACGGACAAGCCAATATCTATCTCAGCTGGCAGTCTCTTGGGAATAATGGTTTGCATTGTTGTTTGCATTCTTTTACTGGTCTGCATCGCTCACTGCATAATGAGACGGCTTAATAAAATGCACAATTATGACGTGGACAAATGCCACAATGAAATCTACGATTTTCAACAGGTGATCGTTGAAAAACACAGCACGCAACAGATATTCCCAAGTCGATATATAAAAAGAGACACTTAA